One window of Acidobacteriota bacterium genomic DNA carries:
- a CDS encoding 1-acyl-sn-glycerol-3-phosphate acyltransferase codes for MKSAAKETRTFRFARRFVRLLLQMFFREVEVVGLENVPSDRGGLFVSWHPNALVDPALILASTPRNVAFGARHGLFSVPILGSLMRAIGSVPIYRAHDRDSGETDERRQRNRNSLDQLAGRIAGGAWSVLFPEGESHDLPHPKVLKSGAARLYYRARTIGGEGSPTPAIVPVGLHYDRKLFFRSRALVWFHPPLTVPACLDLTPPADEDDTSALARAGQLTEQIEASLSEAVHATEDWTIHRLLHRGRRVVQTESAAREGRKTGRPTVRESTEAFATIRRAYYLGKSAMPDRVRRMRSRMRSYDAQLRILGIRDRDLDGRPSLGSPWLPILLLLQAVFVFLLLPPVLLVGYVVNLPAAFFVSVLARQGASKPKDIASLKILIGSLVFPVSWVGAGVTAALIESRLREAFPSLPAHPILIGVLITSFAILGGLMSLRYLRLSRETIGSLRIRLTRLRQRKTIQRLRTERSSLYDELLAIASALDAERVS; via the coding sequence ATGAAATCGGCCGCGAAGGAAACCCGAACGTTCAGGTTCGCTCGTAGGTTCGTCCGCCTGCTGCTTCAGATGTTCTTTCGCGAAGTCGAGGTTGTGGGACTCGAGAATGTACCGTCGGACCGCGGTGGCTTGTTTGTCTCGTGGCATCCGAACGCCCTTGTCGACCCGGCACTGATTCTGGCGTCGACGCCCAGGAACGTCGCGTTCGGCGCCCGACACGGCTTGTTCAGCGTTCCGATTCTTGGATCGTTGATGCGCGCTATCGGCTCTGTCCCGATCTATCGAGCCCACGATCGAGACTCCGGTGAGACGGACGAAAGACGTCAACGGAACCGGAACAGTCTGGATCAGCTTGCAGGCAGAATCGCCGGCGGCGCCTGGTCGGTCCTGTTCCCGGAGGGTGAGAGTCACGACCTGCCACATCCCAAGGTCTTGAAATCCGGAGCGGCCCGTCTCTATTACCGGGCCCGGACCATCGGAGGGGAGGGGAGTCCGACTCCTGCGATCGTCCCGGTGGGACTGCACTACGATCGCAAACTCTTCTTTCGTTCGCGTGCGCTCGTCTGGTTTCATCCTCCATTGACTGTTCCTGCCTGTCTTGACCTGACGCCCCCCGCCGACGAAGACGACACGAGCGCGCTGGCCCGTGCCGGGCAGCTTACGGAGCAGATCGAGGCGTCGTTGAGTGAAGCGGTTCACGCCACCGAGGACTGGACGATTCATCGGCTCCTCCATCGTGGGCGTCGGGTGGTCCAGACGGAGAGCGCGGCGCGTGAAGGGCGGAAGACGGGGAGACCGACCGTCCGTGAATCCACGGAAGCGTTCGCGACGATTCGACGCGCCTATTACCTGGGTAAGTCGGCGATGCCGGACCGTGTACGTCGGATGCGATCCCGGATGCGTAGCTACGACGCGCAGCTGCGAATCCTGGGCATCCGCGATCGAGACCTGGACGGCCGACCCTCACTGGGCTCCCCGTGGTTGCCGATTCTTCTCCTGTTGCAGGCGGTCTTCGTCTTTCTGCTGCTTCCACCGGTGTTGCTCGTGGGCTACGTGGTGAACCTACCCGCTGCGTTCTTCGTCTCCGTCCTGGCACGCCAGGGCGCCAGCAAGCCCAAAGACATCGCCTCCCTCAAGATATTGATCGGGTCTCTGGTGTTCCCGGTCTCGTGGGTCGGAGCCGGAGTCACTGCAGCACTCATCGAGAGTCGTTTGCGCGAGGCATTTCCGTCCCTGCCCGCTCACCCCATCCTGATCGGCGTGCTGATCACCAGCTTTGCGATTCTCGGTGGGTTGATGTCGTTGCGCTACCTGAGGCTCAGTCGAGAGACGATCGGGTCCCTCAGGATCCGACTCACGAGGCTACGTCAGAGAAAGACAATTCAGCGTCTTCGAACTGAGCGCTCGTCACTCTACGACGAGTTGCTCGCCATCGCGTCCGCTCTGGATGCGGAACGGGTGAGTTAA
- a CDS encoding hemolysin family protein — translation MATLLLFVSFALSISFLCSLLEAGLLAARDATLTEQRDAGEVGSGYLLDIRRGQLEDAISAILILNTISHTLGATMAGAQAARVFGDPWVGAFSGVLTLLILVLSEIIPKTIGATYAAPLAGFTGRTLRILIRIMWPLLRVSRALTGWLTRGKRHVYSRSELKAVIDNAAAEGTVTDDESKMLANLLRMREVRVADVMTPRTVVYMHSAEATIAELLAQTESQVFSRIPLFRGDRENVVGYLLLRDVLWAVADGTDTQRGLDDFVRKITFIPELARVDVALAQILRRREPIGMVTDEHGGIEGLVTLEDLTETVLGVEIVDESDRVVDMRAAALKLRDQRLERLRRRVGAR, via the coding sequence ATGGCCACCCTTCTGCTGTTCGTCAGCTTCGCGCTGAGTATCTCTTTCCTGTGCTCACTGCTGGAGGCCGGACTCCTGGCAGCCCGCGACGCGACGCTGACGGAGCAACGCGACGCCGGTGAGGTCGGGTCCGGCTATCTCCTCGATATCCGGCGCGGCCAACTGGAAGACGCCATCAGCGCGATCCTGATCCTCAACACGATCTCACATACCCTGGGCGCAACGATGGCCGGAGCGCAAGCCGCTCGCGTGTTCGGCGATCCCTGGGTCGGTGCCTTCTCCGGGGTGCTGACGTTGCTCATCCTGGTGCTCTCGGAGATCATCCCCAAGACCATCGGTGCGACGTACGCCGCTCCCCTGGCGGGATTCACCGGTCGCACGCTTCGAATTCTCATCAGGATCATGTGGCCGCTGCTGCGGGTCTCTCGCGCCCTGACCGGCTGGCTTACCCGCGGCAAACGACATGTGTACTCACGTTCTGAATTAAAGGCGGTCATTGATAACGCAGCGGCCGAGGGAACCGTCACCGACGACGAATCGAAGATGTTGGCAAACCTCCTGCGCATGCGTGAAGTCCGAGTCGCAGACGTGATGACCCCCCGCACCGTGGTCTACATGCACTCCGCCGAGGCCACGATCGCGGAGCTTCTCGCCCAAACGGAATCGCAGGTCTTCAGCCGTATTCCCCTCTTCCGCGGCGATCGCGAGAACGTCGTCGGCTATTTGCTTCTCAGAGACGTCCTGTGGGCGGTGGCCGATGGCACGGATACCCAGCGGGGCCTCGATGACTTCGTTCGAAAGATCACGTTCATCCCGGAGCTTGCTCGGGTCGATGTCGCGCTCGCGCAGATCCTACGTCGCCGCGAACCCATCGGGATGGTCACCGACGAGCACGGGGGGATCGAGGGTCTGGTAACCCTCGAGGATCTCACCGAGACCGTTCTGGGTGTAGAGATCGTCGACGAATCGGATCGCGTCGTCGACATGCGGGCCGCGGCGTTAAAGCTTCGAGACCAACGACTGGAACGCTTGCGTCGCCGAGTCGGTGCCCGTTAG
- the metG gene encoding methionine--tRNA ligase: MNKRRHLITSGLPYSNGRLHVGHIGGAYLPADTYVRYLRARGEEVRFVCGSDDNGVASLISARKEGRPVEELTAHYNRRQAADFEGLGIRFDIFGGTHQREFVEQHERFSQEFFLKIHEKGYFTKRTSSQLYDVEAKQFLPDRYVKGRCYHDGADGTPCQHPEAFGDQCESCGNAIDPTQLGDPVSTITGTRPELRDTTHWYLRLQDFEEPLRKWLESHRAPQEGPAWRETVLNFILGQIKQGLPERAMTRDLDWGIPVPLDDPDAEGKVLYVWFDAPIGYVSFTAELCRRLGESTEDYSRWWKDPDCKIVHFIGEDNTVFHALIWPAMLMAEGSFQLPSNVVANAFVNIKFPGQEEQKISKSRGTAIWVEEYLKQFAPDPLRYYLTTIAPESQRTTFDLKDFAARNNGELVNALGNFIHRSLTFTIKNFEGRVPEIGSRDEVDLAHLAEIEERHAAVTKRLEAFQFRTAIAEIMALARAANGYLDTKAPWKQRKTDLAACGSTMNICLQTVRALATLMAPFMPFSATRVAEMLAISEELSWESALDDLPAGQALGEPEILFEKLDLDLLFPDSATEETGGD; this comes from the coding sequence ATGAACAAGCGACGACATCTTATAACGTCCGGATTGCCGTACTCCAACGGCCGGCTTCATGTCGGTCATATCGGCGGGGCCTACCTTCCTGCCGACACCTACGTTCGATACCTCCGCGCCCGAGGTGAGGAGGTTCGCTTCGTCTGCGGCAGTGACGACAACGGTGTCGCCTCGCTCATCAGTGCGCGGAAAGAAGGCCGACCCGTCGAGGAGTTGACGGCTCATTATAATCGGCGCCAAGCGGCGGACTTCGAGGGGTTGGGAATCCGCTTCGATATCTTCGGCGGAACGCACCAGCGAGAGTTCGTGGAACAACACGAGCGATTCAGCCAGGAGTTCTTCCTGAAGATCCACGAGAAGGGCTACTTCACGAAGCGCACCAGTTCGCAACTCTATGACGTTGAGGCAAAGCAGTTTCTCCCCGATCGCTACGTCAAGGGTCGCTGCTATCACGACGGTGCCGACGGCACGCCGTGTCAGCACCCCGAGGCATTTGGGGATCAGTGCGAATCGTGCGGGAACGCGATCGACCCAACCCAACTTGGAGATCCCGTCAGCACGATCACCGGCACACGGCCGGAGTTACGGGACACGACCCATTGGTATCTTCGACTTCAGGACTTCGAGGAACCCCTTCGAAAATGGTTAGAGTCCCATCGTGCCCCACAAGAGGGTCCCGCGTGGCGCGAAACGGTTCTGAACTTCATTCTGGGCCAGATCAAGCAGGGCCTTCCTGAACGCGCTATGACCCGCGATCTCGACTGGGGCATCCCGGTTCCACTCGATGACCCGGACGCCGAGGGTAAGGTCCTCTACGTCTGGTTCGACGCGCCGATCGGTTACGTCTCTTTCACAGCGGAGCTCTGTCGACGATTGGGCGAGAGCACCGAGGACTACTCACGCTGGTGGAAGGACCCCGACTGCAAGATCGTTCACTTCATCGGCGAGGACAATACCGTCTTCCACGCACTGATCTGGCCGGCGATGCTGATGGCCGAAGGCAGCTTCCAACTGCCGTCGAATGTCGTGGCAAACGCTTTCGTGAATATCAAGTTCCCCGGGCAGGAAGAACAGAAGATCAGCAAGAGCCGAGGCACGGCGATCTGGGTCGAGGAGTATCTCAAACAGTTCGCACCGGATCCGTTGCGCTACTACCTCACAACCATTGCGCCGGAGTCCCAACGAACGACTTTCGACCTGAAGGACTTCGCCGCACGCAACAATGGCGAACTCGTGAATGCGTTGGGGAACTTCATTCACCGATCTCTGACCTTTACGATCAAGAACTTCGAGGGTCGTGTTCCCGAGATCGGATCGCGAGACGAGGTCGATCTGGCCCATCTCGCCGAGATCGAGGAACGACATGCGGCGGTCACGAAGCGACTCGAGGCGTTTCAGTTCCGAACAGCGATTGCAGAGATCATGGCACTCGCACGGGCTGCTAATGGCTATCTCGACACCAAGGCCCCGTGGAAGCAGCGCAAGACGGATCTCGCGGCATGTGGATCGACGATGAATATCTGCCTACAAACCGTACGAGCGCTCGCGACGTTGATGGCTCCGTTCATGCCGTTCTCCGCGACGCGTGTCGCGGAGATGCTAGCCATCTCGGAAGAGTTGAGTTGGGAAAGCGCACTCGACGACCTTCCGGCCGGGCAGGCGCTCGGAGAGCCGGAGATTCTCTTCGAGAAGCTCGACCTGGATCTGTTGTTTCCGGATTCGGCGACCGAGGAGACCGGCGGAGACTGA
- a CDS encoding PDZ domain-containing protein translates to MRTSVAIAVGVLAWIALTAAPASAVEDGREPGWVGLTFGNPLGPHPASVVNDDREPLLVGRVVVSGPADEAGVRARDSILAFDGQGIEHSRELIDLVRAHEPGAWATLTIKRGRAVRDLRIQIGARPLERERRALRRAHMGVESISLPASLQQHFGGSEKAGVLVSAVAEGSPAETAGVRVGDLLVTIGGQDVASQHQLAILVAGAGVGNKLECELVRNGVPIVVEPIMQERMNRETR, encoded by the coding sequence ATGCGAACGAGCGTAGCCATCGCGGTCGGTGTCCTGGCGTGGATCGCCCTCACCGCCGCCCCTGCCAGCGCAGTTGAAGACGGACGAGAGCCCGGCTGGGTTGGATTGACCTTCGGCAACCCTCTGGGACCTCATCCTGCATCTGTCGTGAATGACGATCGCGAACCGCTTCTGGTCGGTCGAGTCGTCGTGAGTGGGCCCGCCGATGAGGCCGGAGTTCGTGCACGAGACTCGATCCTGGCGTTCGATGGACAGGGCATCGAACACTCTCGCGAGCTGATCGACCTGGTGCGTGCCCACGAGCCGGGAGCCTGGGCCACACTGACCATCAAGCGTGGACGGGCGGTCCGAGATCTGCGAATCCAGATCGGTGCCAGACCGCTGGAACGCGAGCGGCGTGCCCTGCGACGCGCCCACATGGGCGTCGAATCGATCAGCCTACCGGCCTCCCTCCAACAACATTTCGGCGGGAGCGAGAAGGCTGGAGTTCTAGTGTCCGCGGTCGCCGAGGGAAGCCCCGCCGAGACGGCCGGGGTGCGTGTCGGAGACCTACTCGTGACCATCGGCGGTCAAGACGTCGCGTCTCAGCATCAACTCGCGATCCTCGTCGCGGGAGCCGGTGTGGGCAACAAACTCGAATGCGAGTTGGTTCGGAACGGGGTCCCGATCGTCGTTGAGCCGATCATGCAAGAGCGGATGAATAGAGAGACCAGATGA
- a CDS encoding saccharopine dehydrogenase NADP-binding domain-containing protein encodes MRKILILGAGLVSRPIVRYFLDLGDTRVTVGSLYERDAKALIDGHPLGTGLAVDVTRDEEVVPLVADCDLVVSLVPFDFHPRVARFAIDHHVHLVTASYLSEGMQALDNAAREAGVIVLNEVGLDPGLDHMSALRIIDDARKRGGRVEKFSSCTGGLPSPEAADNPWKYRFSWSPRGALLAGLNPARYLKNGEVVEIPGPELFNHQTDYPVEGVGDFEMYPNRDSMPYIEKYSLRGIDSIRRGTIRYPGWCRAMLALVKLDLFHRESPWRRGSTWASWTCETLPASSASPRNRVTEFLGIPEHDDILDRMAWVGLFDETPLPDVDGSGVDLLAKLFNDRMSYEPEQRDMVLMRHELVCRFPDGSTETTVSILESYGDPDGDSATSRTVSLPAAIAARNILAGAKIEPGVWIPNQPVIYEPILDELAGYGIRFFENTTHD; translated from the coding sequence GTGCGGAAGATCTTGATCCTCGGTGCCGGCCTCGTTAGCCGCCCCATCGTCCGTTACTTCCTGGATCTTGGTGACACCCGCGTCACCGTGGGATCGCTGTATGAACGGGATGCGAAGGCCCTGATCGACGGGCATCCGCTTGGTACCGGGCTCGCAGTCGATGTAACACGGGACGAGGAAGTGGTACCCCTGGTCGCAGACTGCGATCTCGTCGTGAGTCTTGTGCCCTTCGACTTTCACCCCCGAGTCGCCAGATTCGCCATCGATCACCATGTGCACCTCGTCACGGCCTCCTACCTCTCCGAGGGCATGCAGGCCCTCGATAACGCGGCTCGAGAGGCCGGGGTGATCGTCCTGAACGAGGTCGGACTGGACCCCGGACTGGACCACATGTCGGCTCTGCGCATCATCGATGACGCGCGCAAACGGGGAGGTCGCGTCGAAAAGTTCTCGAGTTGCACGGGCGGACTCCCGTCTCCCGAGGCCGCAGACAACCCGTGGAAGTACCGTTTCTCCTGGAGTCCTCGTGGCGCCTTGCTGGCAGGCCTCAACCCGGCTCGCTACCTGAAGAACGGCGAGGTCGTCGAGATTCCGGGGCCGGAGTTATTCAATCATCAAACGGACTACCCCGTGGAGGGCGTCGGCGATTTCGAGATGTACCCCAACCGAGACTCGATGCCCTACATCGAGAAGTACTCGCTCCGGGGCATCGATTCCATCCGTCGGGGCACCATCCGCTACCCCGGATGGTGCCGAGCGATGTTGGCGTTGGTCAAACTGGATCTGTTCCACCGAGAGTCACCGTGGCGCCGGGGTTCCACCTGGGCCTCGTGGACCTGCGAGACGCTCCCGGCGTCCAGCGCATCGCCACGCAATCGGGTCACGGAGTTCCTCGGCATCCCCGAACACGACGACATCCTGGATCGCATGGCGTGGGTCGGGCTGTTCGACGAGACACCACTCCCCGATGTTGACGGTTCGGGAGTTGACTTGTTGGCGAAGCTGTTCAACGACCGCATGTCCTACGAGCCGGAGCAGCGAGACATGGTCCTGATGCGACATGAGCTCGTCTGCCGTTTTCCCGACGGCAGCACGGAGACGACGGTGTCGATCCTCGAGAGCTATGGCGACCCGGACGGCGATTCTGCGACGTCTCGAACGGTATCCCTACCGGCCGCAATCGCTGCCAGAAATATTCTCGCCGGCGCCAAGATCGAACCGGGCGTCTGGATCCCCAATCAACCCGTGATCTACGAACCGATACTCGACGAGCTCGCCGGGTACGGGATTCGATTTTTCGAGAACACGACGCACGACTGA